One genomic region from Pseudomonas hormoni encodes:
- the can gene encoding carbonate dehydratase, which translates to MNDLQDLIDNNERWADAITKEDPDFFAKLARQQTPEFLWIGCSDARVPANEIVGMLPGDLFVHRNVANVVLHTDLNCLSVIQYAVDVLKVKHILVTGHYGCGGVRASMQDRQLGLIDGWLRSIRDLYYEKREELALLPTEEERVDRLCELNVIQQVANVGHTTIVQNAWHRGQKLSIHGCIYGIKDGRWKSLNASISGFEQLPPQYRLRPVEAQ; encoded by the coding sequence ATGAACGACTTACAAGATCTGATTGATAACAACGAGCGCTGGGCTGACGCGATCACCAAAGAAGATCCTGACTTCTTCGCCAAACTGGCCCGCCAGCAAACGCCGGAATTCCTCTGGATCGGCTGCTCCGACGCCCGCGTACCCGCGAACGAGATCGTTGGCATGCTGCCCGGCGACCTCTTCGTGCATCGCAACGTGGCCAACGTGGTGTTGCACACCGACCTCAACTGCCTGTCGGTGATTCAGTACGCGGTTGACGTGCTCAAGGTCAAACACATCCTCGTCACCGGCCACTATGGCTGCGGTGGCGTGCGCGCGTCGATGCAGGACCGTCAACTGGGCCTGATCGACGGCTGGTTGCGCTCGATTCGCGATCTCTACTACGAAAAACGCGAAGAACTGGCCCTGTTGCCGACGGAAGAAGAGCGGGTCGACCGCCTCTGCGAACTCAATGTGATCCAGCAAGTGGCCAACGTCGGGCACACCACCATTGTGCAAAATGCCTGGCATCGTGGGCAGAAGCTGTCGATTCACGGCTGCATCTACGGCATCAAGGATGGCCGGTGGAAGAGCCTGAACGCCAGCATCAGCGGTTTCGAACAGTTACCGCCTCAGTACCGTTTGCGCCCGGTCGAGGCGCAATAA
- a CDS encoding energy transducer TonB, which produces MQVVNWLPRTELPFAAPSRPELLEMPEPLVVAPVALAPVVDAPVEPVVKPAERVKIEVPRPSLASTRTNAKVEEEEAPVAVKAPVVPPPRFALQLLRAGRCLLLVELPTGETFQTRDPAYLLLKDMLRAAGLPDSPQIVGEPVRWPLLARGTMDQGPEAARDFVQGFLSARLEDAPCVCVWLIGLPAVRFAGEANAESFNRELQVDGLGTVWALPGLELLMEEPQRKADVWQAMRRLMARWKESNE; this is translated from the coding sequence ATGCAGGTGGTCAACTGGCTGCCGCGCACCGAATTGCCCTTTGCCGCGCCTTCGCGGCCCGAGCTGCTGGAGATGCCCGAACCGTTGGTCGTCGCCCCGGTGGCGCTGGCTCCCGTGGTCGATGCGCCGGTGGAGCCTGTGGTCAAACCGGCCGAGCGGGTGAAGATCGAGGTGCCCCGGCCATCGTTGGCCAGCACGCGCACCAACGCCAAGGTCGAAGAAGAGGAGGCGCCGGTCGCGGTCAAGGCGCCGGTCGTGCCGCCTCCGCGATTCGCCCTGCAATTGTTGCGCGCCGGTCGCTGCCTGCTATTGGTGGAGTTACCCACAGGCGAAACCTTCCAGACCCGCGATCCCGCGTATCTGCTGCTCAAGGACATGCTGCGCGCCGCCGGCCTGCCGGACAGCCCGCAGATCGTCGGTGAGCCGGTGCGCTGGCCGCTGTTGGCTCGCGGTACCATGGATCAAGGCCCGGAAGCGGCTCGCGACTTCGTGCAAGGTTTTCTCTCGGCTCGCCTGGAAGACGCGCCGTGCGTCTGCGTGTGGTTGATCGGCCTGCCGGCGGTGCGTTTCGCCGGTGAGGCGAACGCCGAATCCTTCAACCGTGAACTCCAGGTCGACGGCCTGGGCACGGTCTGGGCCCTGCCGGGTCTGGAATTATTAATGGAAGAGCCACAGCGTAAGGCTGATGTCTGGCAAGCCATGCGTCGGCTAATGGCGCGCTGGAAAGAATCGAATGAGTGA
- the rimI gene encoding ribosomal protein S18-alanine N-acetyltransferase yields MSDAVSFRPMTEADLDAVLKIEYAAYSHPWTRGIFLDGLGKYQIWLMFEGSQQVGHGVVQIILDEAHLLNITVKPENQGRGLGLTLLEHLMSIAYKAEARECFLEVRDSNRSAFRLYERYGFNEIGRRRDYYPAVGGREDAVVMACTLVD; encoded by the coding sequence ATGAGTGACGCTGTATCGTTTCGCCCGATGACCGAGGCGGACCTGGACGCTGTGCTGAAAATCGAATACGCGGCGTACAGCCATCCGTGGACCCGCGGGATTTTTCTCGATGGGCTGGGCAAGTACCAGATCTGGCTGATGTTTGAAGGTTCGCAGCAGGTCGGGCACGGCGTGGTGCAGATCATTCTCGATGAAGCGCACCTGCTGAACATTACCGTCAAGCCGGAAAATCAGGGCCGTGGCCTGGGTTTGACGTTGCTGGAGCACCTGATGTCGATTGCTTACAAGGCTGAGGCGCGGGAATGTTTTCTGGAAGTGCGCGACAGCAATCGGTCGGCGTTCCGGTTGTATGAGCGGTATGGGTTTAACGAGATTGGCCGGCGTCGGGATTATTATCCGGCCGTAGGTGGGCGCGAAGATGCGGTGGTCATGGCCTGCACCCTCGTTGACTGA
- a CDS encoding SET domain-containing protein-lysine N-methyltransferase, translated as MRTCADQGIQPPSNGIYPFAELPLRLGFPSTDNFQTIYTAQGKAIAVAALREFPRLSRMCRFSGHLLPYRCRHTRQLAPGIHVYDPRFCGLINHACDPNAFLDMSELWLWALKDIKKGDRLMIDLAATEDKLQRQFACRCGCPGCRGWITGYDELPNANGQLFLQNRRRRSPG; from the coding sequence ATGAGAACCTGCGCCGATCAAGGAATCCAACCGCCCTCCAATGGCATCTACCCCTTTGCAGAATTGCCCCTTCGTCTTGGATTCCCGTCCACGGACAACTTTCAAACCATCTACACCGCTCAAGGGAAGGCAATAGCTGTCGCAGCCCTGCGCGAATTCCCTCGCCTGAGCCGGATGTGCCGGTTTTCCGGGCATCTGCTGCCCTACCGCTGCCGACATACCCGACAATTGGCGCCGGGCATTCATGTCTACGATCCGCGCTTCTGCGGCCTGATCAACCATGCCTGCGACCCCAATGCCTTTCTCGACATGAGCGAGCTGTGGTTATGGGCGCTGAAAGACATCAAAAAGGGCGATCGACTGATGATTGATCTCGCCGCGACGGAAGACAAACTGCAGCGGCAGTTCGCCTGCCGCTGCGGTTGTCCTGGCTGCCGGGGCTGGATCACCGGCTACGACGAGTTGCCGAATGCCAATGGCCAGCTGTTTTTACAGAACCGCCGCCGACGAAGCCCGGGCTGA
- a CDS encoding serine kinase/phosphatase: MTDSRRPYDAVQPEPIDDNEDRMGSMHELDFDEEEPNAKIGDELTDNERERLMPRGRVREAGMTGASTADHESTDDDMSPETLIREDGARDAHEAGEGGQADWELSIVDEDDIGGGNGLDEEEMAQRDPMDGNR, from the coding sequence ATGACTGATTCACGACGTCCGTACGATGCGGTGCAACCCGAGCCCATCGACGACAACGAAGACCGCATGGGCTCGATGCATGAACTGGATTTTGATGAGGAAGAACCCAACGCCAAAATCGGCGATGAACTGACCGACAACGAGCGCGAGCGACTCATGCCGCGGGGGCGCGTGCGTGAAGCAGGCATGACTGGCGCCTCGACCGCTGACCATGAATCCACCGACGACGACATGAGTCCGGAGACATTGATCCGTGAAGACGGTGCGCGAGATGCCCATGAGGCGGGTGAAGGTGGCCAGGCCGATTGGGAATTGAGCATTGTCGATGAAGACGACATCGGCGGAGGCAACGGTCTGGATGAAGAGGAAATGGCGCAGCGGGATCCGATGGATGGGAATCGGTGA